A part of Amycolatopsis camponoti genomic DNA contains:
- a CDS encoding glycoside hydrolase family 15 protein gives MTETTIAEHGIIGDLQTAALVTTDGSIDWFCCPRFDSPSVFGALLDDERGGRFRIRPAGEHTTSQMYHPDTAVLITRFSGPDGIGEVVDFMPPCGPAATTEHRIARLVRCVRGRMTFDVLVAPRFDYGRRPHQATLVRSGAVFNARGTSLVLHAVREPGDEHLADARVEEGDVHLRLTLTARQVRGLVLETDAAAPPREIRVAEFTELFDTTVDWWRAWLARSTYRGRWREVVARSAITLKLLTYAPTGGLVAAPTLGLPERIGGERNWDYRYTWVRDASFSVSALLALGFTEEAARFGSWLGDRIREGRAGSGGPLAVLYRVDGATDLQEESLAHWSGYRGSSPVRIGNDAAGQLQLDIYGEALDSVYAADRAGFELPHQGWTALRAALDWLAEHWDQAEEGIWETRGGRRSFTYGRLMSWVAFDRGIRLAAAHGRPAPVEDWAWQRDTIYGQILGRGWHRTRNAFVQHYTGEELDAALLRMPRTGFLPAHDPLWLSTLDAIRAELVTDSLVYRYDPAASPDGLSGDEGTFSLCSFTYVDALARAGRLEEARTAFEKMLTYANHVGLYAEEIAPTGEQLGNFPQAFTHLALIDAAVTLDAALG, from the coding sequence ATGACCGAGACGACGATCGCCGAGCACGGGATCATCGGCGACCTGCAGACCGCCGCGCTGGTGACGACCGACGGGTCGATCGACTGGTTCTGCTGCCCCCGCTTCGATTCCCCGTCGGTCTTCGGCGCGCTGCTCGACGACGAACGCGGCGGCCGGTTCCGCATCCGCCCGGCCGGCGAGCACACGACGTCGCAGATGTACCACCCGGACACCGCGGTGCTGATCACCCGCTTCTCCGGCCCGGACGGCATCGGCGAGGTGGTCGACTTCATGCCGCCCTGCGGCCCGGCCGCCACCACCGAACACCGGATCGCCCGGCTCGTGCGCTGCGTCCGCGGCCGGATGACCTTCGACGTGCTGGTCGCCCCCCGCTTCGACTACGGCCGCCGTCCGCACCAGGCGACGCTCGTCCGGAGCGGGGCCGTGTTCAACGCGCGGGGTACTTCCCTGGTGCTGCACGCGGTCCGCGAGCCCGGCGACGAACACCTCGCCGACGCGCGCGTCGAGGAGGGCGACGTGCACCTGCGGCTCACCCTGACCGCGCGGCAGGTCCGCGGGCTCGTGCTCGAGACCGACGCCGCGGCGCCCCCGCGCGAAATCCGCGTCGCCGAGTTCACGGAGCTCTTCGACACCACCGTGGACTGGTGGCGCGCGTGGCTGGCCCGCTCGACCTACCGCGGCCGCTGGCGGGAGGTCGTGGCCCGCTCGGCGATCACCCTCAAGCTGCTCACCTACGCACCGACCGGCGGACTGGTCGCCGCGCCCACCCTCGGCCTGCCCGAGCGGATCGGCGGGGAGCGCAACTGGGACTACCGCTACACCTGGGTCCGGGACGCGTCGTTCTCGGTTTCGGCGTTGCTGGCCCTCGGCTTCACCGAGGAAGCGGCCCGGTTCGGGAGCTGGCTGGGCGACCGCATCCGCGAAGGCCGGGCGGGCAGCGGCGGGCCGCTCGCGGTGCTGTACCGCGTCGACGGCGCCACCGACCTGCAGGAGGAGAGCCTCGCGCACTGGTCCGGCTACCGGGGGTCGAGCCCGGTGCGGATCGGCAACGACGCGGCCGGGCAGCTGCAGCTCGACATCTACGGCGAGGCCCTCGACAGCGTCTACGCCGCCGACCGCGCCGGGTTCGAGCTCCCCCACCAGGGCTGGACCGCCCTGCGGGCGGCGCTGGATTGGCTCGCCGAACACTGGGACCAGGCCGAAGAAGGCATCTGGGAGACCCGGGGCGGCCGCCGGTCGTTCACCTACGGCCGCTTGATGAGCTGGGTCGCCTTCGACCGCGGCATCCGGCTGGCCGCCGCCCACGGCCGCCCCGCGCCGGTCGAGGACTGGGCCTGGCAGCGCGACACCATCTACGGCCAGATCCTCGGCCGCGGCTGGCACCGGACGCGCAACGCCTTCGTCCAGCACTACACCGGCGAGGAGCTGGACGCGGCCCTGCTGCGCATGCCCCGCACCGGTTTCCTCCCCGCCCACGACCCGCTGTGGCTGTCCACACTGGACGCGATCCGGGCCGAGCTGGTCACCGACAGCCTGGTCTACCGCTACGACCCGGCCGCGTCCCCGGACGGTCTCAGCGGCGACGAAGGCACCTTTTCCTTGTGCAGCTTCACCTACGTCGACGCGCTGGCCCGCGCGGGCCGGCTCGAGGAAGCCCGCACGGCGTTCGAGAAGATGCTCACCTACGCCAACCACGTCGGCCTCTACGCCGAGGAAATCGCGCCGACCGGCGAGCAGCTCGGCAACTTCCCGCAGGCCTTCACCCACCTCGCCCTCATCGACGCCGCCGTCACGCTCGACGCCGCGCTCGGCTGA
- a CDS encoding MFS transporter yields the protein MIVLPLALAQFVASYAATTMTVAVTDIAADLGTTVIGVQTAITVFTLTMASLMVPGSKLSDLLGRKRCFLAGLVVYGAGALLASAAPGPGLLITGYSVLEGIGSALMIPPIYILVTVTSRDVETRARAFGVVSGAGALGAAAGPLVGGLVTTWLGWRASFLLQVLLVVLILLLALRLPEPPAPPREKRFDVAGAILSAAGLFFVVFGVLQAGTYGWLVSRADFAVGGVVLLRAGGLSPVWLFAGIGAAFLWVFFAHVRARERAGREPLVPSGLFRDRVTGLGLLTQHVQWLVLQGSFFVVAVFLQQVRGYDAIETGLMLTPATVGILGASATAGRMARRHPQRRLVRAGFVLALAGLVLVLLLVRAGSGVASAIPGLFLLGAGVGIMLTASVNLVQSRFPDSAQGDISGVSRSVSNLGSAVGTALAGAVLAGTPHLGGRSFALALATLAVVAVAGLVAALLLPAPD from the coding sequence ATGATCGTGCTGCCCCTGGCGCTCGCCCAGTTCGTCGCCAGCTACGCGGCGACCACCATGACCGTGGCCGTCACCGACATCGCCGCCGACCTCGGCACCACGGTGATCGGCGTGCAGACGGCGATCACCGTGTTCACCCTCACCATGGCGTCGCTCATGGTGCCCGGCAGCAAGCTGAGCGACCTGCTGGGCCGCAAGCGGTGCTTCCTGGCCGGGCTGGTCGTCTACGGCGCGGGCGCGCTGCTGGCCTCGGCGGCCCCCGGACCGGGGCTGCTGATCACCGGTTACTCGGTGCTGGAGGGGATCGGGTCGGCGCTGATGATCCCGCCGATCTACATCCTGGTCACGGTGACCAGCCGCGACGTCGAGACCCGTGCCCGCGCGTTCGGCGTGGTGAGCGGGGCGGGCGCGCTGGGTGCCGCGGCCGGGCCGCTGGTCGGCGGCCTGGTCACGACGTGGCTCGGGTGGCGTGCATCCTTTCTCCTGCAGGTGCTCCTGGTCGTGCTGATCCTCCTGCTGGCGCTGCGCCTCCCCGAGCCGCCCGCCCCGCCCCGCGAGAAGCGGTTCGACGTCGCCGGCGCGATCCTGTCGGCGGCCGGCCTGTTCTTCGTCGTCTTCGGCGTCCTGCAGGCGGGCACGTACGGCTGGCTGGTCTCACGGGCGGACTTCGCCGTCGGCGGGGTCGTGCTGCTGCGGGCCGGCGGGCTCTCGCCGGTGTGGCTGTTCGCCGGCATCGGCGCCGCCTTCCTGTGGGTGTTCTTCGCACACGTCCGCGCGCGGGAGCGGGCGGGCCGTGAGCCGCTCGTGCCCTCGGGGCTCTTCCGCGACCGCGTCACCGGGCTCGGGCTGCTGACCCAGCACGTGCAGTGGCTCGTCCTGCAGGGCTCGTTCTTCGTCGTGGCGGTCTTCCTGCAGCAGGTTCGCGGCTACGACGCGATCGAAACCGGGCTGATGCTGACCCCCGCGACGGTCGGCATCCTGGGCGCCTCGGCCACCGCCGGCCGGATGGCGCGGCGGCATCCCCAGCGGCGCCTGGTCCGCGCCGGCTTCGTCCTCGCCCTCGCGGGGCTGGTCCTCGTCCTGCTGCTGGTGCGGGCCGGCTCCGGCGTGGCGAGCGCGATCCCCGGGCTGTTCCTGCTCGGTGCCGGGGTCGGGATCATGCTGACGGCGTCGGTGAACCTGGTGCAGTCCCGGTTTCCGGACTCCGCCCAGGGCGACATCTCGGGGGTGTCGCGCAGCGTGTCGAACCTCGGCTCGGCGGTGGGGACGGCGCTCGCCGGCGCCGTCCTGGCCGGGACGCCGCACCTCGGCGGACGGTCCTTCGCGCTGGCTCTCGCGACCTTGGCGGTCGTGGCGGTGGCCGGGCTGGTCGCCGCCCTGCTGCTGCCGGCGCCGGACTGA
- a CDS encoding SHOCT domain-containing protein, which produces MTLANAEYPFFDLLGTMLVFFCWVAWFCLLFVALGDLYRRTDVSGWAKAGWTVLVLVLPILGVLLYLGIQGRHLGERRRAYHLAQQRRFEDYVRSVSTSDTTGAAQIAEARRLLEEGVIDDAEYHALKQKALAR; this is translated from the coding sequence ATGACCCTGGCGAACGCGGAGTACCCGTTCTTCGACCTCTTGGGGACGATGCTGGTCTTCTTCTGCTGGGTCGCCTGGTTCTGCCTGCTGTTCGTGGCACTGGGCGACCTGTACCGCCGCACCGACGTGTCCGGCTGGGCCAAGGCCGGCTGGACGGTGCTGGTGCTCGTGCTGCCGATCCTCGGCGTCCTGCTGTACCTGGGCATCCAGGGCAGGCACCTCGGTGAACGGCGGCGGGCGTACCACCTGGCCCAGCAGCGCCGGTTCGAGGACTACGTCCGCTCGGTGTCCACTTCGGACACCACGGGCGCGGCGCAGATCGCCGAAGCCCGGCGGCTGCTGGAGGAAGGCGTCATCGACGACGCGGAATACCACGCGCTCAAGCAGAAGGCTCTCGCGCGTTGA
- a CDS encoding LuxR C-terminal-related transcriptional regulator — protein sequence MNPCRDDSPRRRVPRAKITVPGPPSDFVSRPRLLGPLDGRGEAAIVFVGAPAGFGKTVLLADWARRRGRDAVAWLSADADDNDDRLFWAAVLESLGRCGPVPDGSSLRQLEVPGEPSTDLAFLARVADALDALPEPVVLVLDGAQEITAPGPWHGLRELVRHQPAGLCLAVTSRREPPLPLGRARLADRLVEVGAEQLRFSTEEAKALLATARATVPPDEVGPLVARTGGWPAGLRLAAASAVRHGSLRDFDTGRDTAVLDYLTDEVLAPLTPVQRELLRTISICDEVPAGLAPVLCGRADAEATLRELGEPATRVVESGGSPPHHSVTPLLRTYLRADLQRRAPDRSRTLHATAARWFAGHDRPAPALLHSVRSGNPARVGELLRENAVPLFLAGEHHVLRLALTVLENRRVTADPLAALISAALCLEAAETSAAGLQLARAEVAWPDRPTAELTVLRQLAYSRLTRLDRTPVQAVRAAEQVDERLAAEAGLGDLATLHRTAVLLAPHDRAAARAELVRVLDTAERRDEDFTVAQCLTTLGELAGYDGDYRVMETLARRAEARRARQDHFRSLQGAEACALLAYGALLRGQPADALTHAKRIGQLVGDAPARAAQDLRLVAETLRGAAEFELGGWHAGLRRMRRARIRLGTGRACPAGHAALCAVLEQRAALRLGAASQAREAVRWAHPILAGSGELLLMRARTQLRLGRHLAASSVLRSLAEDGPPMALPWATIEASLVGVQAALAAGARERAVRLLDEALRVAEPTGVRFPFVFAPPELVGFLTSRLGGLGTGERFAGEILALRRRLRTPPMPAPLTERERSVLRLLPTQRSIDEIAEDLTVSPNTVKTHVRGIYTKLDVRSRREAVAIAQERGLLDAEVADFTT from the coding sequence ATGAACCCGTGCCGCGATGACTCGCCCCGAAGACGGGTCCCGAGGGCGAAGATCACCGTCCCCGGCCCGCCGTCGGATTTCGTGTCGCGACCGCGTCTGCTCGGCCCCCTCGACGGAAGGGGCGAGGCGGCCATCGTGTTCGTCGGCGCCCCGGCCGGGTTCGGCAAGACGGTGCTCCTCGCCGACTGGGCGCGCCGCCGGGGCCGCGACGCGGTCGCCTGGCTGTCCGCCGACGCCGATGACAACGATGACCGGCTCTTCTGGGCCGCGGTCCTCGAGTCGCTGGGCCGCTGCGGGCCCGTCCCGGACGGCTCCTCGCTGCGGCAGCTGGAAGTACCCGGCGAGCCCAGCACCGACCTCGCCTTCCTGGCCCGGGTGGCCGACGCACTGGACGCGTTGCCCGAGCCCGTCGTGCTCGTCCTCGACGGCGCCCAGGAGATCACCGCCCCCGGCCCGTGGCACGGGCTGCGGGAACTGGTCCGGCACCAGCCGGCGGGCCTGTGCCTGGCCGTCACGAGCCGGCGGGAGCCGCCGCTGCCGCTGGGCCGGGCCCGGCTCGCGGACCGGCTCGTCGAGGTCGGCGCCGAGCAGTTGCGGTTCTCCACCGAGGAAGCGAAGGCCTTGCTCGCCACGGCCCGGGCGACGGTCCCGCCGGACGAGGTCGGCCCGCTCGTCGCCCGGACCGGGGGCTGGCCGGCCGGGCTGCGCCTCGCCGCCGCGTCCGCCGTCCGCCACGGCAGCCTGCGGGACTTCGACACCGGCCGCGACACCGCGGTGCTCGACTACCTGACCGACGAAGTCCTCGCCCCACTGACCCCGGTGCAGCGGGAGCTGCTCCGCACGATCAGCATCTGCGACGAGGTCCCGGCCGGGCTCGCGCCGGTGCTCTGCGGCCGCGCGGACGCAGAGGCGACGCTCCGCGAGCTGGGCGAGCCGGCCACCCGGGTGGTCGAGTCCGGTGGCAGTCCGCCGCACCACAGCGTGACGCCGCTGCTGCGCACCTACCTGCGCGCGGACCTGCAGCGGCGCGCCCCGGACCGGAGCCGGACCCTGCACGCGACGGCGGCGCGCTGGTTCGCCGGACACGACCGCCCGGCACCGGCGCTGCTGCACAGCGTCCGCTCGGGCAATCCCGCCCGGGTCGGCGAACTGCTGCGGGAGAACGCCGTGCCGCTGTTCCTCGCGGGCGAGCACCACGTCCTGCGGCTGGCACTGACCGTGCTCGAAAACCGGCGGGTCACGGCCGATCCGCTGGCGGCGCTGATCTCGGCCGCGCTGTGCCTGGAGGCCGCGGAGACGTCGGCGGCCGGGCTGCAGCTGGCCCGGGCGGAGGTGGCGTGGCCGGACCGGCCGACGGCGGAGCTGACCGTCCTGCGCCAGCTGGCGTACTCCCGGCTCACCCGGCTCGACCGCACTCCGGTGCAGGCCGTCCGCGCGGCCGAGCAGGTCGATGAGCGGCTGGCCGCCGAGGCCGGCCTCGGTGACCTCGCGACCCTCCACCGGACCGCCGTCCTCCTCGCCCCGCACGACCGCGCGGCGGCCCGCGCGGAGCTGGTCCGGGTCCTCGACACCGCGGAGCGGCGCGACGAAGACTTCACGGTCGCCCAGTGCCTCACCACGCTGGGCGAGCTGGCCGGCTACGACGGCGACTACCGCGTGATGGAGACGCTCGCCCGCCGCGCCGAGGCCCGGCGGGCGCGGCAGGATCATTTCCGGTCGCTGCAAGGAGCCGAAGCGTGCGCCCTGCTCGCTTACGGCGCCCTGCTGCGCGGCCAACCCGCCGACGCCCTGACGCACGCGAAGCGGATCGGACAGCTCGTCGGTGACGCCCCCGCGCGAGCGGCCCAGGACCTCCGGCTGGTCGCGGAAACGCTGCGGGGAGCCGCGGAGTTCGAGCTCGGCGGCTGGCACGCGGGACTGCGGCGGATGCGCCGGGCCCGCATCCGGCTCGGGACCGGCCGGGCCTGCCCCGCCGGCCACGCGGCTTTGTGCGCCGTGCTGGAACAGCGCGCGGCGTTGCGGCTGGGGGCGGCGAGCCAGGCCAGGGAGGCCGTGCGCTGGGCCCACCCGATCCTCGCCGGGTCGGGTGAGCTGCTGCTGATGCGCGCGCGGACCCAGCTGCGGCTCGGCCGCCACCTCGCGGCGAGCTCCGTGCTGCGGTCCCTGGCGGAGGACGGACCACCCATGGCGCTGCCGTGGGCCACGATCGAGGCGTCCCTCGTCGGCGTGCAGGCCGCGCTGGCGGCGGGTGCGCGGGAGCGGGCGGTCCGCTTGCTGGACGAGGCGTTGCGCGTCGCCGAACCGACCGGCGTCCGGTTCCCGTTCGTCTTCGCCCCGCCGGAGCTGGTCGGGTTCCTGACCAGCCGGCTGGGCGGCCTGGGCACCGGCGAACGGTTCGCCGGTGAGATCCTCGCCCTGCGACGCCGGCTGCGCACCCCGCCGATGCCGGCCCCGCTGACCGAACGCGAACGCAGCGTCCTGCGCCTGCTGCCGACCCAGCGGTCGATCGACGAGATCGCCGAGGACCTGACCGTCTCGCCGAACACCGTCAAGACCCACGTCCGCGGCATCTACACGAAGCTCGACGTCCGCAGCAGGCGCGAGGCGGTGGCGATCGCGCAGGAGCGCGGTCTCCTCGACGCCGAGGTCGCCGACTTCACGACCTGA
- a CDS encoding DUF2252 domain-containing protein — translation MPLTEMDTAAPDVRTARARAARIAVPAARHAEFPGPAGRDPLALLAGQDADRVPELLPLRYGRMAASPLAYFHGAALPAAADLATTPRTGFPVQACGDAQLANFGLFAAQGRRLVFDFADFDETLRAPWEWDVKRLAASFEVTSRETGHPPAQRRRTVVAAVESYRLAMHDFARRTSLEIFFAPADARTLRVVAAHHLGPARSGVPGRDTGGRRFTEIRDGQLRLATRPPVVVPAGHLAGDGDPATLADRLGAVLSRYRHTLGPARRALLDRYRLADVARTVPGPGGAGTRCWVALLARTGTGDPLFLQLKEAGPSVLQEYAGVAAAGGPGRRVVAGQRLIQAAGDVFLGWAHDADVDGRPRDFHVRRLRGGRLTGDGTTMTPDVLRSHARLCGWTLARAHARTGDALAIAAYLGSGPAFAEAVREFAVACADQNERDHAALRQAIRLGHVTAASGS, via the coding sequence ATGCCACTCACCGAAATGGACACCGCGGCCCCCGACGTGCGGACCGCTCGTGCCCGGGCCGCCCGCATCGCGGTGCCGGCGGCCCGCCACGCCGAGTTCCCCGGCCCCGCCGGACGCGATCCGCTCGCTTTGCTGGCCGGCCAGGACGCCGACCGGGTGCCGGAGCTGCTGCCGCTGCGTTACGGCCGGATGGCCGCTTCGCCCCTCGCCTACTTCCACGGCGCCGCGCTGCCGGCCGCGGCCGACCTCGCCACGACGCCGCGGACCGGGTTCCCGGTCCAGGCGTGCGGAGACGCCCAGCTCGCCAACTTCGGGTTGTTCGCCGCCCAGGGCCGCCGGCTCGTGTTCGACTTCGCCGACTTCGACGAAACCCTGCGCGCGCCCTGGGAATGGGACGTCAAGCGGCTCGCCGCGAGCTTCGAGGTCACGAGCCGGGAGACGGGACACCCGCCGGCCCAGCGGCGGCGCACGGTGGTCGCCGCGGTGGAGTCGTACCGCCTCGCGATGCACGACTTCGCCCGCCGGACGTCGCTCGAAATCTTCTTCGCCCCCGCCGACGCCCGGACGTTGCGCGTGGTCGCGGCCCACCACCTGGGTCCGGCGAGGTCCGGCGTACCCGGCCGCGACACCGGCGGCCGCCGGTTCACCGAAATCCGCGACGGGCAGCTGCGGCTGGCCACGCGTCCGCCGGTGGTCGTCCCGGCCGGCCACCTCGCCGGCGACGGTGACCCGGCGACGCTCGCGGACCGTCTCGGCGCGGTGCTTTCGCGCTACCGGCACACGCTCGGCCCGGCGCGGCGGGCCTTGCTGGACCGCTACCGGCTGGCCGACGTCGCCCGCACGGTGCCCGGCCCCGGCGGAGCCGGCACGCGGTGCTGGGTGGCGCTGCTCGCGCGGACCGGTACCGGGGATCCGCTCTTCCTTCAGCTGAAGGAGGCCGGGCCGTCGGTGCTGCAGGAGTACGCCGGCGTCGCCGCGGCGGGTGGTCCGGGCCGGCGGGTGGTCGCCGGGCAACGGCTGATCCAGGCCGCCGGAGACGTCTTCCTCGGCTGGGCGCACGACGCCGACGTCGACGGCCGCCCCCGCGACTTCCACGTCCGGCGGCTGCGCGGCGGCCGGCTCACCGGCGACGGCACGACGATGACCCCGGACGTGCTGCGGTCGCACGCCCGCCTGTGCGGGTGGACCTTGGCGCGGGCGCACGCGCGCACCGGCGACGCGCTCGCGATCGCCGCGTACCTCGGCTCCGGTCCGGCGTTCGCCGAGGCCGTCCGGGAGTTCGCGGTGGCCTGCGCCGACCAGAACGAACGCGACCACGCGGCGCTGCGCCAGGCGATCCGGCTCGGCCACGTCACGGCGGCGTCCGGGTCGTGA
- a CDS encoding DUF1269 domain-containing protein, which produces MATLTVWRFPTVEGAENALELLRQLQKQQLISIADAAYVTWPEGRKKPKTKDLGSLTGAGAMGGAFWGLLFGLIFLVPLLGAAVGAAIGALTGSLSHIGIDEEFIETVRNQVTPGTSALFVMSDGTVLDRVVEPFKETGATLLSTNLSEEEESRLREAFGEAPQRERL; this is translated from the coding sequence ATGGCCACGTTGACCGTGTGGAGGTTCCCCACCGTCGAAGGCGCCGAAAACGCACTGGAACTGCTTCGCCAGCTACAGAAACAGCAGCTGATCTCCATCGCGGACGCGGCTTACGTCACCTGGCCGGAAGGACGGAAGAAGCCGAAGACCAAGGACCTCGGCTCCCTGACCGGTGCCGGCGCGATGGGTGGGGCCTTCTGGGGCCTGCTGTTCGGCCTCATCTTCCTCGTCCCGTTGCTCGGCGCGGCCGTCGGCGCGGCGATCGGGGCACTGACGGGATCACTGAGCCACATCGGCATCGACGAAGAGTTCATTGAAACCGTCCGGAACCAGGTCACCCCGGGCACCTCGGCGCTGTTCGTGATGTCGGACGGCACGGTGCTGGACCGGGTGGTCGAACCGTTCAAGGAAACCGGCGCGACGTTGCTGAGCACCAACCTGTCCGAGGAGGAAGAATCCCGGCTGCGCGAGGCCTTCGGCGAGGCACCTCAGCGAGAACGCTTGTAG
- a CDS encoding DUF7144 family membrane protein, which produces MTDHTQPWTGSTGARTPSPPERAVARSRRVGWIWFAAAITVLAGLFNVVEGLVALFDRDYYVLGPSGLLVFTLNGWGWIHLIVGGLAVLAGIALSTGAQWARVVTIALAGFNALAQLTFLSAYPYWGIVVIALDVLVIWAVIVHGDESTYEIW; this is translated from the coding sequence ATGACCGACCACACGCAGCCATGGACCGGATCGACCGGCGCACGGACGCCGTCCCCGCCGGAGCGGGCCGTCGCCCGGTCACGGCGGGTCGGCTGGATCTGGTTCGCCGCGGCGATCACCGTCCTGGCCGGACTGTTCAACGTCGTGGAGGGACTGGTCGCGCTGTTCGACCGGGACTACTACGTGCTCGGCCCGTCCGGGCTGCTCGTCTTCACCTTGAACGGCTGGGGCTGGATCCACCTGATCGTCGGTGGCCTCGCCGTGCTGGCGGGCATCGCGCTGTCCACCGGCGCGCAGTGGGCGCGGGTCGTCACTATCGCGCTCGCCGGCTTCAACGCACTGGCGCAGCTGACTTTCCTGTCCGCCTACCCGTACTGGGGCATCGTCGTGATCGCCCTCGACGTCCTCGTGATCTGGGCCGTCATCGTGCACGGCGACGAATCCACCTACGAAATCTGGTGA